A genomic window from Triticum urartu cultivar G1812 chromosome 7, Tu2.1, whole genome shotgun sequence includes:
- the LOC125524739 gene encoding aspartyl protease family protein At5g10770-like: MASVSKLVLLLLCAYHTLVAHAGDDLGSYYKVLPAGSLESATLNCTDHQAVSPASGGVVMVPLHHRHGPCSPVPSTKAPTLEEMLRCDQLRADYIGRKFSGAKGGGLEQSDVTVPTLLGLSLGTLEYVITVGIGSPAVTQTMFIDTGSDVSWVHCKPCSRCHSQADSLFDPRSSSTYSPFTCSSAACAQLRQDGQGNGRSGSQCQYVVNYGDGSRTTGTYSSDTLSLGSNAVSNFQFGCSQSESGLLLNDQDQTAGLIGLGGGAQSLATQTAGTFGKAFSYCLPPTPSSSGFLTLGAATSGFVVKTPLLRSRQVPAYYIVSLQAIRVGGRQLNIPTTVFSVGSLMDSGTIITRLPRTAYSALSSAFRAGMKQYPPAQPMGILDTCFDFSGQSSIRIPTVALVFSGGAVVNLAPEGIILESCLAFAANRDDSSLGIIGNVQQRTFEVLYDVGGGAVGFNAGAC, translated from the exons ATGGCATCGGTTTCGAAGCTTGTGCTTCTCCTGCTGTGCGCCTACCACACTCTCGTTGCTCACGCAGGAGATGATCTTGGCAGTTACTACAAGGTTCTGCCCGCTGGCTCTCTGGAATCTGCCACCCTCAACTGCACCGATCACCAAG CAGTGAGTCCAGCATCCGGCGGCGTCGTCATGGTGCCGTTGCACCACCGGCACGGCCCATGCTCCCCTGTCCCCTCCACGAAGGCGCCGACCTTGGAGGAGATGCTCCGGTGTGACCAGCTCCGAGCTGACTACATCGGACGGAAGTTCTCTGGCGCCAAGGGTGGCGGCCTGGAGCAATCGGATGTAACCGTGCCGACCTTGCTGGGCCTCTCCCTGGGCACGTTGGAGTACGTGATCACCGTCGGCATCGGCTCGCCGGCCGTGACCCAGACCATGTTCATCGACACCGGCAGTGACGTGTCATGGGTGCACTGCAAGCCGTGCTCGCGGTGCCACTCGCAGGCGGACTCGCTCTTCGACCCCAGATCGTCGAGCACCTACTCCCCGTTCACCTGCAGCTCCGCCGCCTGTGCGCAGCTCCGTCAGGATGGCCAAGGAAACGGCCGCTCCGGCTCCCAGTGCCAGTACGTTGTCAACTACGGCGATGGTTCGAGAACCACCGGGACCTACAGCTCCGACACGCTCTCGCTGGGCTCCAACGCCGTCAGCAACTTCCAGTTTGGGTGCAGCCAGTCTGAGTCGGGCCTCCTTCTCAACGACCAGGACCAGACCGCTGGGCTCATCGGGCTCGGCGGCGGTGCTCAGTCGCTGGCCACCCAGACCGCGGGCACCTTCGGCAAGGCCTTCTCGTACTGCCTCCCGCCGACTCCGAGCTCGTCCGGGTTCCTCACTCTGGGTGCAGCAACCTCGGGTTTCGTCGTCAAGACGCCGTTGCTGAGGAGCAGGCAGGTCCCGGCGTACTACATCGTGTCTCTTCAGGCCATCAGGGTCGGAGGGAGGCAGCTCAACATACCCACCACGGTCTTTTCCGTCGGGTCGCTCATGGACTCCGGCACAATCATCACGCGCCTGCCGCGGACCGCGTACTCGGCGCTGTCATCGGCGTTCAGGGCCGGCATGAAGCAGTACCCGCCGGCGCAGCCCATGGGCATCTTGGACACGTGCTTCGACTTCAGTGGCCAGTCCAGCATCAGAATACCGACCGTCGCACTGGTGTTCTCCGGGGGCGCCGTCGTCAACCTCGCCCCCGAGGGGATCATTCTGGAGAGCTGCCTCGCCTTCGCGGCCAACCGCGATGACAGCTCCCTCGGCATCATCGGCAACGTGCAGCAGCGGACGTTCGAGGTGCTCTACGACGTTGGTGGCGGCGCCGTGGGGTTCAATGCAGGCGCATGCTGA